From one Flavobacterium kingsejongi genomic stretch:
- a CDS encoding ABC transporter permease yields MVVYFRLLGESLSFALNALRNNKLRTLLSLLGVTIGIFSIIAVLAAVDSLDTKIKNDLSSLDKNTIYLLRFSFGPTDIPQWKREQFPDVTYEEFQYLSRNLNDVDKISFNVFTRDENIKYDTKTVTGVKVAPSTDQYQGIRGFEFSEGRFFNESESNSGTPVIIIGHEVAQGLFGDSDPIGKKVRLYGQRFTVIGVLKKQGASAFGDTNDNTVAFPVNFLRRLYGDNSKSLTPAIMIKPAKGVDMEAFKGELSQKLRNFRGMKPGEIDNFFVNVFSGFTDIIDGIVGGLKIGGWIISGFSLIVGGFGIANIMFVSVKERTNLIGIQKALGAKNRFILFQFLFEAVILSLIGGLVGLFLVWMIALIMTNVLDFEFILSFNNIVLGTTVAGVIGLLSGIIPAVIASRLDPVEAIRTGM; encoded by the coding sequence ATGGTAGTTTATTTCCGCTTGCTGGGCGAAAGCCTGAGTTTTGCACTGAATGCGCTCCGCAATAATAAGTTGAGGACTTTGTTGTCGCTTTTAGGAGTTACAATTGGGATTTTCTCCATTATTGCAGTACTTGCTGCTGTGGATTCTTTGGATACTAAAATTAAGAACGACCTGAGTTCCCTGGATAAAAACACCATTTATTTATTGCGTTTTTCTTTCGGCCCTACCGATATCCCCCAATGGAAGCGCGAGCAATTTCCAGATGTGACGTATGAAGAATTCCAGTACCTGAGCCGGAACCTGAATGATGTCGATAAAATTAGCTTTAATGTTTTTACACGGGATGAGAATATAAAATACGATACCAAAACCGTTACAGGCGTTAAAGTGGCGCCAAGTACAGATCAGTATCAGGGAATCCGGGGTTTTGAATTCTCGGAAGGCCGCTTTTTCAACGAGTCGGAATCCAATTCCGGCACACCTGTTATTATAATAGGGCATGAAGTCGCACAGGGGCTTTTTGGGGATAGTGATCCTATCGGAAAAAAAGTGCGGTTGTACGGCCAGCGCTTTACGGTGATAGGGGTTTTGAAAAAACAAGGTGCCAGTGCATTTGGCGATACGAACGATAATACCGTAGCTTTTCCGGTTAACTTTCTCCGGAGATTGTATGGCGATAATAGTAAGTCACTCACGCCAGCGATTATGATTAAGCCTGCTAAAGGTGTTGATATGGAGGCTTTTAAAGGAGAATTGAGTCAGAAGTTACGCAATTTCAGAGGGATGAAACCTGGAGAAATTGATAATTTTTTCGTGAATGTTTTCTCGGGCTTTACCGATATCATCGATGGGATTGTTGGCGGATTGAAAATTGGTGGGTGGATTATCAGTGGCTTCTCCCTTATTGTTGGTGGCTTCGGGATTGCTAATATTATGTTTGTATCGGTAAAAGAACGAACGAATCTTATCGGGATCCAGAAGGCTTTAGGGGCAAAAAATAGATTTATCCTGTTTCAGTTTTTATTTGAGGCTGTCATACTGTCCCTGATCGGAGGGCTGGTGGGGCTTTTCCTGGTTTGGATGATCGCCCTGATCATGACCAATGTGCTCGATTTCGAATTTATATTGAGTTTTAATAATATCGTTTTGGGAACTACAGTTGCGGGGGTTATTGGATTGCTCTCCGGGATTATTCCTGCGGTGATTGCATCGCGCCTGGATCCGGTAGAAGCGATTCGTACCGGTATGTAG
- a CDS encoding carboxypeptidase-like regulatory domain-containing protein, translated as MIKQYLFPILLLITFSSCISRLQRPEIRGTVTDFEGNPIPGAAIAETQSQNDGSFTLKEQRYSQFLITELLTMEAPPLAYGFTITKEGYQEKHFFEMSTHGGGARKGNTHTIDTIFMKRAAASPIDPKLFEKSWDVRSTQNADTLFFIHPNFQARCITQDCAIFHQQYSKAGIENSKNQRATTFSGIPQFTVTFQKENQLSIQMIQKDSKEAILYKGKWALKKDQLELESKTSPLHPSYTIKDFERNYFILIRNKE; from the coding sequence ATGATAAAACAGTACCTATTCCCGATACTTCTGCTTATAACCTTTAGTTCCTGCATATCCCGGCTGCAAAGACCGGAAATCCGCGGTACAGTCACCGATTTTGAAGGCAACCCAATACCGGGCGCAGCCATTGCAGAAACACAATCACAAAACGACGGCAGCTTTACCTTAAAGGAGCAACGCTATTCACAATTCCTGATCACGGAACTGCTAACAATGGAAGCCCCACCCCTGGCCTATGGTTTTACCATAACAAAAGAAGGCTATCAGGAAAAGCATTTTTTTGAAATGAGCACTCATGGTGGTGGTGCCCGAAAAGGGAATACCCACACTATTGACACTATCTTTATGAAACGTGCGGCAGCATCCCCTATCGATCCTAAACTATTCGAAAAATCCTGGGATGTACGCAGCACACAAAACGCAGATACGCTATTTTTCATCCATCCCAATTTTCAGGCGCGATGCATTACTCAGGATTGTGCTATTTTCCACCAACAGTATAGTAAGGCTGGCATAGAAAACAGTAAAAACCAGCGCGCTACGACATTTTCTGGAATACCACAATTCACTGTGACATTCCAAAAAGAGAATCAGCTTTCAATTCAGATGATTCAAAAAGATTCAAAAGAAGCAATTTTGTATAAAGGGAAATGGGCTCTGAAAAAAGACCAATTAGAATTGGAAAGCAAAACCAGCCCTCTCCATCCATCATATACTATTAAAGATTTTGAGCGAAATTATTTTATACTGATCCGTAATAAGGAGTAA
- the accD gene encoding acetyl-CoA carboxylase, carboxyltransferase subunit beta: MAWFKRTEKGIQTATEDKKDVPKGLWYKSPTGKIIDTDELARNFYVSPEDGYHVRIGSKEYFEILFDNNEFKELDKNITSKDPLKFVDTKKYSDRLNDAMEKTKLKDAVRTGVGKSKGKDLVICCMDFAFIGGSMGAVVGEKIARGIDHSIKNNIPFVMISKSGGARMMEAAYSLMQLAKTSAKLAQLADAKIPYISLCTDPTTGGTTASYAMLGDVNISEPGALIGFAGPRVVKDTTGKELPEGFQTAEFVMEHGFLDFITPRKELKDKINLYLDLILNQDIR; this comes from the coding sequence ATGGCTTGGTTTAAAAGAACAGAAAAAGGAATTCAAACCGCAACCGAAGATAAAAAAGATGTCCCAAAAGGACTTTGGTATAAATCTCCGACTGGAAAAATCATCGATACAGATGAGCTTGCACGAAATTTTTATGTAAGCCCTGAAGATGGTTACCACGTAAGAATCGGAAGCAAGGAATATTTTGAAATATTATTTGACAACAATGAATTTAAAGAATTAGACAAGAATATCACGTCTAAAGATCCGCTGAAATTTGTTGACACCAAAAAATATTCCGATCGTTTGAATGATGCGATGGAGAAAACCAAATTGAAAGATGCTGTCCGTACTGGTGTAGGCAAATCAAAAGGGAAAGACCTGGTAATATGCTGTATGGATTTTGCCTTTATCGGCGGATCAATGGGTGCAGTAGTAGGGGAAAAAATTGCAAGAGGAATTGACCACTCTATCAAAAACAATATTCCTTTCGTCATGATTTCAAAATCTGGCGGAGCGCGTATGATGGAAGCAGCGTATTCTTTAATGCAATTGGCCAAAACTTCAGCGAAATTGGCTCAGTTAGCAGATGCCAAGATTCCATACATCTCTTTGTGTACTGACCCAACAACCGGAGGAACTACAGCTTCTTACGCAATGCTTGGTGACGTTAATATCTCAGAGCCGGGAGCATTGATTGGATTTGCTGGCCCACGTGTTGTAAAAGACACCACCGGAAAAGAGCTGCCAGAAGGTTTTCAGACTGCTGAATTTGTAATGGAGCATGGCTTCCTTGATTTCATTACACCCCGAAAGGAACTCAAAGACAAAATCAATTTATATCTCGATTTAATTTTGAATCAAGATATTCGATAA
- the fbaA gene encoding class II fructose-bisphosphate aldolase: MAHNIKPGVATGDQVQEIFNYAKEKGFALPAINVTGSNTINAVLETAAKVNAPVIIQFSNGGCLFNAGKGLSNENEKAAILGGVAGAKHIHTLAEAYGATVILHTDHCAKKLLPWIDGLLDASEKHFAETGKPLFSSHMIDLSEEPIEENLEISKKYLERMSKMGMTLEIELGITGGEEDGVDNSDVDSSKLYTQPEEVAYAYEELLKVSPRFTIAAAFGNVHGVYKPGNVKLTPKILKNSQDFVQEKFNTEKNPVDFVFHGGSGSTVEEIREAIGYGVIKMNLDTDLQFAFTEGIRDYMVKNIDYLKTQIGNPEGAEVPNKKYYDPRKWAREGELTFIKRLEQAFEDLNNINTL, translated from the coding sequence ATGGCACATAATATTAAACCAGGAGTTGCTACCGGAGATCAGGTTCAGGAAATTTTTAATTACGCAAAAGAAAAAGGATTTGCATTACCGGCTATCAATGTTACAGGTTCAAATACCATCAATGCAGTGCTTGAAACTGCTGCGAAAGTAAATGCTCCGGTTATCATTCAGTTCTCTAACGGTGGCTGTCTGTTCAATGCTGGAAAAGGATTATCTAATGAAAATGAAAAAGCAGCTATATTAGGTGGTGTTGCAGGAGCAAAACACATTCATACCCTTGCTGAAGCTTACGGAGCGACAGTAATTTTACATACTGACCATTGTGCTAAAAAATTATTGCCTTGGATTGATGGCTTATTGGATGCCAGCGAAAAACATTTTGCTGAAACAGGAAAACCATTATTCAGCTCTCACATGATTGACCTTTCTGAAGAGCCAATTGAAGAGAACCTGGAGATTTCAAAAAAATACCTGGAGCGTATGAGCAAAATGGGAATGACACTTGAAATCGAACTTGGAATCACTGGTGGTGAAGAAGACGGTGTTGACAACTCTGATGTAGACAGCTCAAAACTATACACACAACCGGAAGAAGTTGCTTATGCTTATGAAGAACTTCTGAAAGTAAGCCCAAGATTCACTATTGCAGCGGCATTCGGGAACGTACATGGTGTATACAAACCAGGAAACGTAAAACTTACTCCGAAAATCCTTAAAAACTCACAAGATTTCGTTCAGGAAAAATTCAACACAGAGAAAAACCCTGTAGACTTCGTATTCCACGGTGGATCAGGATCTACAGTAGAAGAAATCAGAGAAGCTATTGGTTATGGTGTAATCAAAATGAACCTGGATACCGACTTACAATTTGCGTTTACTGAAGGTATCCGTGATTATATGGTTAAAAACATCGATTACCTGAAAACACAAATTGGTAATCCTGAAGGAGCTGAAGTACCGAACAAAAAATATTACGATCCTAGAAAATGGGCACGTGAAGGAGAACTTACTTTCATCAAACGATTAGAGCAAGCTTTCGAAGACTTGAACAACATAAATACACTATAG
- a CDS encoding BamA/TamA family outer membrane protein → MKKNTAKISLIILIGAIIYSCNSVKRVPDGKHLLTKNTVHMNGDVTKDETNTNLLYQVPNSSVLGYRLRLGLYNLAKKNPDSSYKAWLQKKPGRYKNLSAVLSEKQVERLGQSFIVSGLSNFLKKTGEAPVIVDEAKTKKSITRLNSHYYNAGYFNVKTTYKVDTLANKRATIKYDIRTGMPYMVDSISTRIATPALDSLYEKTKSESVLLSDVQYNKQNLDDERDRITSNFRNRGAYYFQQNYITYSVDTIDTGHKANIELIVSNQDIRVNDSTVKKPFKLFKISEVNIFTDNTSAKNTAKIVDSVTYNDFNLYSSGTLNYRPKAITDAVFITKGTMFSDFRKTLSLRYLNNLKVFNYPSIQYVEDPADSTGTSLITNIFLTPMKKYTFNVTGDITHSNIQDFGITASPTLTIRNIFRGAETLDISTRGNIGSSRDLANPNGVFFNISEYGADIKLNFPRIFLPFNTERIIPKNMIPSTIMSFGFSKQQNIGLDKENFTGIVNYNWSPKRFVTSRFDLLNVQYVRNVNPGNYFNVYSSSYDRLNNLARAIGYIPSDQELDHQTGTAAFIRDVQDGNTPILINSEDYKTVSSIEERRKRLTENNLIFASNFSYSKTTKRDLYDNDFYIFKAKVESAGNALSLLSNLTKEPKNEDGKKSLFNVEYSQYIKTEFEFIKHWDFGKTQILAVRAFGGIAIPYGNSNNIPFSRSYFAGGSNDNRGWQSYSLGPGSSGGVNDFNEANMKLTGSAEFRINLLGKFYGAVFVDAGNIWNTLDNVTDKKYTFEGIKDLQEIAVGSGFGIRYDLNFFVIRLDLGYKTYNPASEEGQRWFRGYNFSKTVLNIGINYPF, encoded by the coding sequence TTGAAAAAGAATACAGCAAAAATATCACTAATTATTTTAATTGGTGCAATTATATACTCTTGTAACAGTGTAAAAAGGGTTCCGGACGGAAAACACTTACTGACAAAAAATACCGTTCATATGAATGGCGATGTCACTAAAGACGAAACAAACACCAACCTTTTGTATCAGGTACCTAACAGTTCCGTACTCGGGTACCGACTGCGTCTTGGCCTTTATAACCTTGCAAAAAAAAATCCGGACTCTTCTTATAAGGCCTGGCTTCAGAAGAAACCGGGACGCTATAAAAATCTTTCCGCAGTGCTTTCTGAAAAACAAGTGGAGCGCCTGGGGCAATCTTTTATCGTATCAGGCCTGAGTAATTTCTTAAAAAAAACAGGGGAAGCTCCTGTAATTGTTGATGAAGCAAAAACAAAGAAATCAATTACCCGCCTGAATTCCCATTATTATAATGCCGGTTACTTCAATGTAAAAACAACTTATAAAGTAGATACGCTTGCCAACAAAAGGGCCACAATCAAATATGACATCCGTACCGGAATGCCGTATATGGTAGATTCGATTTCGACCCGGATTGCAACTCCTGCATTGGACTCCCTGTATGAAAAAACAAAATCAGAATCGGTATTGTTATCTGATGTACAATACAACAAGCAAAATCTGGATGATGAGCGGGACCGGATTACCAGTAATTTCAGGAACCGTGGCGCTTATTATTTTCAGCAAAACTACATTACTTATAGTGTAGATACCATTGATACAGGCCATAAAGCCAATATCGAGCTGATTGTCAGCAATCAGGACATCCGGGTAAATGACAGTACGGTAAAAAAACCTTTTAAGCTTTTTAAGATCAGTGAAGTCAATATCTTTACGGATAATACTTCCGCAAAAAACACTGCAAAAATTGTAGATAGCGTTACCTATAATGACTTCAATCTGTACAGTTCCGGAACCCTGAATTACAGGCCAAAAGCGATTACTGATGCGGTGTTCATTACCAAAGGGACGATGTTTAGCGATTTCCGTAAAACACTATCCCTGCGCTACCTGAACAACCTTAAAGTTTTTAATTACCCTTCAATACAATATGTAGAAGATCCTGCGGACAGCACCGGAACGTCGTTGATTACGAATATATTTCTTACGCCAATGAAGAAATATACTTTTAATGTTACCGGGGATATTACACACTCCAACATACAGGATTTCGGTATTACAGCGAGCCCTACCTTAACCATACGAAACATCTTCCGGGGTGCCGAAACACTGGATATTTCTACCCGTGGAAACATTGGATCTTCCAGAGACCTTGCCAATCCGAATGGTGTATTCTTTAATATTTCGGAATATGGTGCTGACATCAAATTGAATTTCCCAAGGATCTTCCTGCCTTTTAATACGGAGCGTATCATCCCCAAGAACATGATCCCGTCCACAATAATGAGTTTTGGTTTTTCAAAACAGCAAAATATCGGACTGGACAAAGAAAATTTCACGGGAATCGTCAATTACAACTGGAGCCCCAAACGTTTTGTCACATCGCGTTTCGACTTATTAAACGTGCAGTATGTACGGAATGTAAATCCCGGCAATTATTTCAACGTATACAGTTCGTCCTATGACCGGCTGAATAACCTGGCGCGTGCCATAGGCTATATCCCATCAGACCAGGAACTGGACCACCAAACGGGAACAGCAGCTTTCATCAGGGATGTACAGGACGGGAATACGCCTATACTTATTAATTCTGAAGATTATAAAACGGTCAGCAGTATTGAAGAACGCCGAAAAAGACTGACCGAAAACAACCTGATTTTTGCTTCTAACTTCAGTTATTCTAAAACAACCAAACGGGATCTATATGATAATGATTTCTACATCTTTAAAGCGAAAGTAGAATCGGCCGGAAATGCGCTATCGCTGCTTTCCAACCTGACAAAAGAGCCTAAAAATGAAGATGGCAAAAAAAGCCTCTTTAATGTCGAATATTCCCAATACATAAAAACAGAATTTGAATTCATCAAACACTGGGATTTTGGAAAAACACAAATTCTTGCAGTGCGGGCCTTTGGTGGTATTGCTATCCCCTATGGAAATTCAAACAATATCCCCTTTTCGAGGAGTTACTTTGCCGGAGGGTCAAATGACAACAGGGGCTGGCAGTCGTATAGCCTTGGTCCCGGAAGTAGTGGTGGTGTGAATGACTTTAATGAAGCCAACATGAAACTCACCGGAAGCGCAGAGTTCAGGATCAACCTCTTAGGGAAATTTTACGGCGCTGTATTTGTTGACGCAGGAAATATCTGGAATACACTGGATAACGTAACGGATAAGAAATATACATTTGAAGGAATAAAGGATTTGCAGGAAATTGCCGTAGGCTCCGGTTTCGGAATCCGCTATGACCTGAACTTCTTTGTCATCCGTCTGGATTTGGGCTACAAGACCTATAACCCTGCCAGCGAAGAGGGTCAACGTTGGTTCAGAGGGTACAATTTTAGCAAGACTGTGCTAAATATTGGAATTAATTATCCTTTCTAA
- a CDS encoding TrmH family RNA methyltransferase, with translation MVSKNQIKLITGLQQKKYRKLHKLFIAEGAKVIQELIAADFQLEQLFVTESVLPEIPESKKEYITESELKKITALTTPNNCLAVFKIPEERPIIESGLIVALDDIRDPGNLGTILRLCDWFGIQQLLCSEQTVDLYNPKVVQATMGSIARVNVTYLDLNAFVGQSKLPVFGTFMDGENIYKSELPAKGIIVLGNEANGISAALEQLTTHKLSIPRFGKLQKTESLNVATATAIVLSEFLRNT, from the coding sequence ATGGTTAGTAAAAACCAAATAAAACTTATAACGGGTTTACAGCAAAAAAAATACAGGAAACTGCATAAATTATTTATTGCCGAAGGGGCAAAAGTTATCCAGGAACTCATAGCTGCTGATTTTCAATTGGAACAGCTGTTTGTGACCGAGTCGGTACTGCCTGAAATTCCGGAATCCAAAAAGGAGTATATTACCGAAAGTGAGCTAAAAAAAATTACAGCACTTACAACGCCTAACAATTGCCTGGCTGTTTTTAAGATTCCGGAGGAACGCCCCATTATTGAAAGTGGGCTTATAGTAGCTTTGGATGATATTCGCGATCCGGGGAATCTCGGTACGATATTACGCCTGTGCGATTGGTTTGGTATTCAGCAATTGTTATGTTCGGAACAAACGGTCGATTTGTACAATCCAAAAGTAGTACAGGCTACTATGGGATCTATAGCGCGGGTGAATGTGACTTACCTGGACCTGAATGCTTTTGTAGGCCAATCGAAACTACCGGTTTTTGGAACTTTTATGGACGGCGAAAATATATACAAAAGCGAACTTCCAGCAAAAGGCATTATTGTTTTGGGTAATGAGGCCAATGGTATTTCGGCGGCTTTGGAGCAATTAACTACTCATAAGCTGAGTATTCCAAGATTTGGAAAACTGCAAAAAACAGAGAGCCTGAATGTGGCTACTGCTACGGCGATAGTTCTAAGTGAATTCCTGCGGAATACGTAG
- a CDS encoding porin family protein, translating to MKKIFAFILLSLVLNTQAQLRKNMFAKDPYINLENWDKQRLTWGYYLGFNSYDFKFDYKSVGPDVQVKSTTGFNVGLVGNVRLYEYIDLRFEPGLYYTQRDLAFPDLTQPKDILREVKSTYIHFPLLLKFSALRTGNVRPYLLGGVSTALNLSSNAKIKDDNYTNRFRMTKWSNFYEVGFGVDLYLEYFKFSPSIRGVFSLKDELIRDNDPNSPWTSDIASMKTRGVFVNFTFQ from the coding sequence ATGAAAAAAATTTTTGCTTTTATCCTACTATCGCTGGTACTGAACACACAAGCTCAGTTGCGTAAAAACATGTTTGCAAAAGATCCCTATATCAATCTTGAAAACTGGGACAAGCAAAGGCTGACCTGGGGATATTACCTCGGCTTTAACTCCTATGACTTCAAGTTTGACTATAAATCGGTAGGCCCGGATGTACAGGTAAAAAGCACTACAGGATTCAATGTGGGACTGGTTGGGAATGTCCGCCTTTACGAATACATCGACCTGCGTTTTGAGCCTGGTTTGTATTACACCCAGCGTGACCTTGCTTTTCCGGATCTGACCCAACCTAAAGATATTTTAAGGGAAGTAAAATCAACCTATATTCATTTTCCATTACTTTTAAAATTTTCAGCATTACGCACCGGAAATGTAAGGCCTTACCTTTTGGGAGGTGTCTCTACAGCCCTGAACCTTTCGAGTAATGCAAAAATCAAGGATGATAATTATACTAATCGTTTTCGAATGACAAAATGGTCTAATTTCTATGAAGTTGGATTTGGAGTTGATTTGTACCTGGAATACTTTAAATTCTCCCCTTCTATCAGAGGTGTATTCAGCCTTAAAGACGAATTAATCCGCGATAACGACCCCAACAGCCCATGGACAAGTGATATCGCTTCGATGAAAACCCGTGGTGTTTTTGTGAACTTCACCTTCCAATAG
- the ubiE gene encoding bifunctional demethylmenaquinone methyltransferase/2-methoxy-6-polyprenyl-1,4-benzoquinol methylase UbiE, whose product MSKNVIPYKDSALGKKEQVAQMFDTISGEYDGLNRVISFGIDIKWRKKVLKIVSEQKPKTILDIATGTGDLAILMSQTQAEKIIGLDISAGMLEVGKKKIADRKLSDKIEMVLGDSEKLPFSDNSFDAITVAFGIRNFETLDKGLSEILRVLRPGGIFVILETSNPTKFPFKQGYVLYSKTLLPLIGRLFSKDKKAYQYLSDSASVFPFGEALNNILRKIGFIDVVDLPQTLGVATIYSASKK is encoded by the coding sequence ATGTCAAAAAACGTTATTCCCTATAAAGATTCTGCCTTAGGCAAAAAAGAACAGGTCGCACAGATGTTTGATACTATTTCAGGCGAGTATGACGGACTAAACCGTGTCATTTCTTTTGGCATTGACATCAAGTGGCGTAAAAAAGTATTAAAAATCGTATCGGAACAAAAACCAAAAACCATTTTGGATATTGCAACCGGAACAGGTGACCTGGCTATTTTAATGTCACAAACACAAGCCGAAAAAATCATAGGGCTTGACATCTCTGCCGGTATGCTTGAAGTGGGTAAAAAGAAAATTGCAGATCGAAAACTATCTGACAAAATAGAAATGGTCTTGGGAGATTCGGAAAAGCTACCGTTCTCCGACAATTCCTTTGATGCTATCACCGTAGCATTTGGCATCCGGAATTTTGAAACACTGGACAAAGGGCTTTCAGAGATACTTCGGGTATTGCGCCCGGGTGGTATTTTTGTAATTCTGGAGACTTCCAATCCAACAAAATTCCCATTCAAACAAGGCTACGTACTTTACAGCAAAACCTTGCTACCATTGATCGGGAGGCTCTTTTCTAAAGACAAAAAAGCATACCAATATTTATCGGATTCTGCCTCTGTTTTTCCTTTTGGTGAAGCCTTAAACAATATTTTAAGAAAAATTGGGTTTATAGATGTTGTAGATTTACCTCAGACGCTGGGTGTAGCCACTATATATTCTGCATCTAAAAAATAA
- a CDS encoding dihydrofolate reductase, translating to MITMIAAAGENNELGKNNEMIWHLPDDFKRFKSITTGHHIIMGRKTFESFPKPLPNRVHIVITRQENYTKEGCIVVKSMEEALQIAPKNEEVFIIGGGEIYTLGLPYADKIYLTRVHGTFEADAFFPAINLDQWKISSSEYHPKDEKHTIDFTYETFLRK from the coding sequence ATGATTACAATGATTGCCGCAGCAGGCGAGAATAACGAACTGGGGAAAAACAATGAAATGATTTGGCACCTGCCCGATGATTTTAAACGTTTCAAATCCATCACAACCGGTCATCACATCATCATGGGAAGAAAAACATTTGAAAGCTTCCCTAAACCATTACCAAATCGCGTCCATATTGTCATCACCCGACAGGAAAACTATACCAAAGAAGGCTGTATTGTTGTAAAGAGCATGGAAGAAGCGCTTCAAATTGCTCCAAAAAATGAAGAAGTCTTTATTATTGGTGGTGGAGAAATATATACTTTAGGACTACCCTATGCGGACAAAATTTACCTTACCCGTGTGCACGGTACTTTTGAGGCTGATGCTTTTTTTCCGGCTATTAATTTAGACCAATGGAAAATCAGCAGTTCCGAATACCATCCAAAAGACGAAAAACATACGATCGATTTTACTTACGAGACCTTTTTAAGAAAATGA
- a CDS encoding 2TM domain-containing protein produces METNQHELYENARKRIVQKKRLFYHFVIFLIGSIFIIVINKGLHVGEQTMENWFVWAILAWAFLFTFHFVNVFIIKGFMNKDWERQQIDRLVQKQEQKIQHLQSQVEEDFAKKNTL; encoded by the coding sequence ATGGAAACAAACCAGCATGAATTATATGAAAATGCCCGAAAAAGAATTGTCCAGAAAAAAAGGCTTTTTTACCATTTCGTAATTTTTCTAATCGGGAGTATTTTTATCATTGTCATCAACAAAGGACTTCACGTTGGTGAGCAAACCATGGAAAACTGGTTTGTATGGGCCATACTGGCATGGGCTTTTCTGTTTACATTTCACTTCGTCAATGTTTTTATCATCAAGGGATTCATGAACAAAGACTGGGAGCGGCAACAAATAGACCGCCTCGTTCAAAAACAGGAGCAAAAAATACAACACCTTCAATCACAGGTAGAAGAAGATTTTGCTAAAAAAAACACACTCTAA
- a CDS encoding thymidylate synthase, with protein MKQYLDLVKHVLENGSQKGDRTGTGTKSVFGYQMRFDLSEGFPMVTTKKLHLKSIIYELLWFLKGDTNIAYLNENGVKIWDEWADQNGELGPVYGHQWRNWNSEEIDQITELIDTLKNNPNSRRMLVSAWNPSVLPDTTKSFSENVANGKVALPPCHAFFQFYVADGKLSCQLYQRSADIFLGVPFNIASYALLTLMIAQVCGYQPGDFIHTFGDAHIYNNHFEQLELQLSRETKALPKMTLNPEIKNIFDFKFEDFTLEGYEPHPHIKGAVAI; from the coding sequence ATGAAACAGTACCTGGACTTAGTCAAACATGTTTTAGAAAACGGTAGCCAAAAAGGCGACAGGACCGGAACCGGAACAAAAAGTGTTTTCGGCTATCAAATGCGTTTCGACCTGAGCGAAGGCTTCCCCATGGTGACTACAAAAAAGCTACACCTAAAATCCATCATCTATGAATTGCTGTGGTTTCTGAAAGGCGACACCAATATCGCTTATTTGAATGAAAACGGGGTAAAAATATGGGATGAATGGGCAGATCAAAATGGTGAATTGGGCCCTGTTTACGGACACCAGTGGCGCAACTGGAACAGTGAGGAGATCGACCAGATCACTGAATTAATCGATACCCTGAAAAACAATCCAAACAGCAGGAGAATGTTGGTTTCCGCCTGGAATCCTTCGGTACTTCCTGACACTACAAAATCTTTTTCAGAAAATGTAGCCAACGGCAAAGTCGCCCTTCCACCCTGTCATGCCTTTTTTCAGTTTTATGTAGCTGACGGAAAGTTATCCTGCCAGCTGTACCAAAGAAGTGCAGACATTTTTCTGGGTGTTCCATTCAATATTGCTTCCTATGCTTTACTCACCCTGATGATTGCACAGGTTTGTGGCTACCAGCCCGGAGATTTTATTCATACTTTTGGCGACGCACACATTTACAACAACCATTTTGAGCAACTGGAACTGCAATTATCGCGAGAAACCAAAGCCTTACCAAAAATGACCCTCAATCCCGAGATCAAGAATATTTTTGATTTTAAATTTGAAGATTTCACACTGGAAGGATACGAGCCACACCCACATATCAAAGGAGCCGTAGCCATATAA